TTGCCACGACTGTATTCAACGAGATTGCACACCATACTGTTGATTCGCACGCCCTGATGTGCGCCAAAGACGTCGATAAAATCACTGGGGATATCTTCTATGCGAAGGATCCCGCCGCGCACGGCGTCATCGATATCATGATTTATATACGCTATGCGATCGGCAATTTTGACGATTTTTCCTTCGAGCGTCGCCGGGTCGGTTTTACCGGTATGGTTTAAGATGCCGTCCCGCACCTCCCAGGTCAAGTTCAACCCCTTGCCATTGTACTCAAGGATATCGACAACGCGGAGGCTCTGCTCGTTATGGTTAAATTGCTCCGGCACGCCTTCAAGCCCGCGGGTTTTAAACATTGTGAAGACCTCGGTAATCGCCTCCTCACCGACATGGCCAAAAGGAGTGTGCCCGAGGTCATGCCCGAGCGCAATGGCTTCGGTAAGGTCTTCGTTAAGGTTGAGCGCACGTGCGACCGTGCGCGAGATTTGGCTTACTTCGAGCGTATGCGTTAAACGGGTACGGTAATGGTCTCCTTCAGGTGCAAGAAATACTTGAGTTTTGTTCAATAACCGGCGGAACGCCTTGGAGTGAAGGATGCGGTCGCGATCCCGCTGAAAGCATGTGCGCAGCTCACAGGGGATTAGCGGCTTCAGCCTGCCCTTTGTATTGACGCTACGCATAGCATTCGATGCTAACGTTTCGACTTCCGCCTTCTCTATGGTTTCTCGCGGTGTGAGACCGTTCTGTTTCATCTATAACCACCTATTTTTTACATTCTTCGACTAAACGAACACCAGTAATGCGAGCGCTTCTTATTGCCTCGGCATCATCCTGCGCGGGCTTTTGCGCGCACACGCCATGGTGCCCGATCGTCATCGAGATTGAAGAGTCGGATACAACGCTCATTCCATGAACCATCATAATGTCATGCAGTGCACGAACGGTTGTCTCCTGGCCCCCGTAGCGTGAAGCGCCAACGGAAACCGCTGCCCCGACCTTGCCCGCAAGCCCCTTTTCACTTCTAAGTTTTCGGCTCTTATCGAAGATGGCTTTAAGCTGGGCTGAGACCGTACCAAAGTAGACCGGGCTGCCTAGTACAATCGCATCGGCATCCACAAGCGTCTTAAACACGCTCTCGAGCTCGGTATTCTTAAAACACGTACCGACGCACGGGGTGCTACAGGCTGTGCAGAACGGGCGCTGCTGGTCCGCCAGGGCATCCATAGCGTGGATAAACTTTGTTTTCGCTCCAGCCTCTTCAGCTGCTCTTAATACTTCTTTAAGTAAGAAGGCGGTATTGCCGCCCACGTTGGGGCTCCCGTTAATTGCAACTACAACGATATCGTTCATTTCATCACCTCGAGATTTTTGATAGTTGGTACGCAGGTAAAAGGTTACTTTACTTAGGTATTGTAGCAAACTTACCGCGGTTTTTTGCGCTCGTTCTCACGTAACATATAATATTCGACGGATGTCATAATTTTCCTGCAAGAAAAATAATTTATATGAGAGAATCAAATCATCGGCTCGTAATATAATGCCGGGCGAGCACAGCATATCCAAGGCTCTGCACCCGCCACGTGCTACCGTTAGTTTTTACAGCTGACATGCTCTTGTGCTACTGTTAACCTTAAGCAATTATCCGGAATGAGGGCTCAACTAAAATGGTAACCTTTGATTTTCACGCACATGCGTTTACAGATGATATCGCCGAGAAACTCATCGGCAAAATGGAGCAAATATACGGCATCAAACGACGTCATAACGCAACAATTACAGAGCTACTAGCATCTGCACACAATGCCGCAATCGATAAGGTTATCGTACTCCCCATCGCCAACCGGCCTGAGCATATCCGCTACAACGACTGGTATGCAGAGCTTGGGGCAACACACGAAGCCATCATCCCATTCGGGTCGATTCACCCGGATAATAGCGCTGCTGAGCTCGACCGCTTCCCCGCACTGGGCTTAAGGGGTATTAAATTTCAGCCCAACGCTCAGAAGTTCTACCCCGACGATAGGCGCATGTTTCCAATCTATGAGCGGGCTGCCGAGAACAACCTTATTGTGGTGTTTCATGCCGGCCACGAGGAAGGCGGCGTCGAAGGTGAGTTTAGCCAGCCCGAGCGCTTTGTCGACGTTATCACGTCATTTCCTGATCTTACCATCGTTCTCGCGCACTTTGGCGGGTACAAAGTATGGGACAAAATCAAGCCTGTGTTGGGTTTCGAGAATGTGTACTTCGATACCGCCCACATGCCCGGGGTAATAGATGAACAACTGTTTCTTACGTTAGCGAGCGAGATCGGGTTCGATCGCATTGTCTTCGGGACGGATTTCCCGTTTCACGACCATGCAACCGAACGGGCATATATCGAGCGCGTTTTTGGCGAAAAGGCATCTAAGCTCATCAGTGAAAACCCCGCACGGATATTAGGAATGGACGCGACCGCGTCCGGTGAACCATCCACTGTCTAAAAACAACCTCTTAGCAGTATAAGCGCACGCTAACGGTAATTAAGTTAATCTTGTTGATAAGTTTTTCTACACTATAAGATAGGGAAATCTTCAAAAATCACGGTAAACGATTACACCGATTGTATGCTCTAGGATTATGAGGTGAATCATGGGTTCTTTATCAAACGACGTTACCGAAAACGGCAACGCGGTACTAGTGAAGCGATTAGACTCATTAAGCACTACTAAAATCAAAAGACTGCTGGATAGCCTTGGGATACACGATTACCGAGTTGCGGATAATGCCAGGGTCGTAAGCCTTACAAACAAAAACGATCTTCTGAAACTATTTGTCAACTTGGCTCCATTCGAACCGTCCGACGCGTATGATCTGTGCCTCTGCAAATCAAGTGAGAGGGAAGTACTTCAAGTTGGGGCATGGGAATTCGAGGTACGGGCACACGTATAATCGTTAGCAACTATTAACCATTGATTAGTATGGTAAGGCGGCATTATAAGCGAAAAGGCGGGCGCATACGCCCGCCTTTTCTTGTTATCTCTTAAGCTCAATCTCTCAAGATACTCTTTATACTATGCGGTTGAACCGCTGTCACCAAGAACCGCTTGTGCGGCTGCAAGGCGTGCTAGCGGCACGCGATACGGCGAACAGCTCACATACGATAAGCCGATCTTGTGGAACTTCGTGACCGATGCCGGATCACCGCCGTGCTCACCGCAGACGCCGAGCTTAATGCCCGGGTTTGCTTGGCGACCCTTCTCGCACCCCATGGCAACCAACTGCGCAACACCATCATCGATGGTCTCAAACGGGTTGCTCGGCAAAATCTTGCGGGCTAAGTACCGTGGTAAGAACTTCGCTTCGATGTCGTCACGGCTAAAGCCGAACGTCATCTGGGTAAGGTCGTTCGTGCCGAATGAGAAGAAATCGGCAACTTGGGCAATCTCATCTGCGGTAACCGCCGCGCGCGGGATTTCGATCATGGTACCGATCTTGTAGTCTACATCAACACCACATGCGGCGATGACCTCTCCGATTACTTCTTCGCTCTCTTTACGAAGCGTCTCAAGCTCGGTGACAATACAAACGAGCGGAATCATGATCTCAACCTTCGGGTCGCCGCCCTGTTTCTTAAGCTCGCAAGCTGCTTCCATAATGGCACGAACCTGCATTTTGTAGAGCTCAGGGTGCGTAATACCCAAGCGGCAACCGCGAAGACCCAGCATCGGATTCATTTCGGCCATTTTCTCGACACTCTCAAGAAGTGAGCGTTTTGGCGCAAGCTCAGCTTCAGACACGCCGCTCATCTCCATCTTGGTTATTTCAACCCTTAGGTCTGATGGGCTTGGCAAAAACTCGTGGAGCGGCGGGTCAAGCAACCTGATGGTAACCGGCAGCCCGTTCATCGCCTTAAAGATGCCTATAAAGTCCTCTTTCTGCACTTTGAGGAGCTTCTGGAGCGCATCGTCTTCCTCTTCCTTGTCCTTAGCCAAGATCATCTGCTGAACGATCGGTAAGCGATCGCCGAGGAACATGTGCTCGGTACGCGCAAGACCAATACCTTCGGCGCCGAACTGACGGGCTTTCTCCGCATCCTCGGGTGTATCCGCGTTGGTGCGAACACCAAGACGCCTAATATTATCGGCCCAGCCGAGAATCAGGTCGAACTCTTTGGTCGGCTGCGGTGGAACAAGCGAAACCTCGCCCAAAACAACGCGACCGGTCGTCCCGTCGATAGAAACGATGTCGCCCTCTTTGACCTGGGTGCCATCCACCGAGAATATTCTGTTTTTGGCGTCGATATGCATTGCGTCGGCGCCGCAGACACACGGCTTGCCCATGCCGCGGGCGACAACCGCCGCGTGGCTGGTCTTACCGCCGTGGCTGGTTAGAATTCCTTGGGCGGCAACCATACCGTGTAAGTCATCCGGTGTGGTTTCCCACCTGGTTAAGATAACTTTTTCGCCCTTCTCGGCCATATCTACGGCTGTGTCGGCGTCGAAGACGACTTTACCGACCGCCGCGCCGGGAGAGGCGTTAAGGCCTTTGGTAAGCACATCGAGTTTTGCTTGCGGGTCAAACTGGGGGTGAAGGAGCTGATCGAGCTGTTCCGGCTCGATCCTCTGTACCGCTTCTTCTTTCTTTATCAAGCCCGCTTCAACCATTTCAGCCGCAATTCTAAGCGCGGCTGCGGCTGTTCGCTTGCCGGTCCTGGTCTGAAGCATCCAGAGCTTGCCCTGCTCGATCGTAAACTCGGTGTCGCACATATCGCGATAATGGTGTTCAAGCGTCTTCAAGATACCAAAGAGCTGGTCGGCAAGCTGCGGCATATCGTTTTTCAAGTTTAATAGCTGTTGTGTGACCCTGATGCCGGCGACAACATCTTCGCCTTGCGCGTTGATAAGGTAATCACCGTAGGGTACATTCTCGCCGGTTGCGGCATCACGGCTAAACGCAACGCCTGTCGCCGAATCTTCACCCTTATTACCGAAGACCATCGACTGCACGTTAACAGCAGTGCCGAGGTCATCCGGAATCTTATACAGGCGCCGGTAATCAATCGCCCTCTTATTGCCCCAGCTCTTAAAGACGGCCTCGATAGAAAGCCTGAGCTGCTCTTTCGGATCGGTCGGGAAATCACTGCTTGTTTCTTTCTTAACGATGCCTTTAAATGTTTCGACGAGCTCTTTCAAGTCGCCGGCACTAAGGTCGGTATCGTATTTCGCGCCTTTTTGCGCTTTGATCTCGTTGATCGCCTCTTCAAACAGTTCACCATCAATTCGCAAAACGACTTTGCCGAACATCTGGATGAAACGGCGATATGAGTCATATGCGAAACGCTCGTTATTGGTCTGCTTCATAAGGCCTTGCACCGCAGTATCGTTCATACCGAGATTCAAGACCGTGTCCATCATACCCGGCATAGAGAACGGCGCACCGGATCGCACTGATACGAGAAGCGGGTCATTTGGGTCGCCGAGGCTCTTACCCATCTTCTTTTGTAGCTCTTGAAGATGCTGATCTACCTCATCGAGCAGCCCATCGGGGAACTTGTCTGTCTGATAATACTCATTACAAGCTCCTGTTGTGATTGTGAAACCTGGTGGAACCGGCAAACCAATGCGCGTCATCTCGGCGAGGTTTGCACCTTTACCGCCGAGGACGTACTTCATGTCTGCAGATCCTTCTTCAAAATCATAGACGTACTTTGGTTTTTCTGGCATTTCATCACACCCCGTGTAAAGTAATAAATAGATATCTAAACCGCCGGTGGGTTTATCTGTGAAAAATCAGCCACTCTTTGGAACATGGCTTTAGCGTAGTTCAGTAGTCGTAGCCTATTGTTTTTAATTGCTTCGTCCTCTGCCATTACAAGGACTTCGTCAAAAAATGTATCTACCAGGCCCCTTAAGCGTGCGAGAATATCGATGCCTAAAGCATAGTCCCGACCGGCTTTCTCTATGTCACTATCTACCCCAAGCAGGCTCTCATAAAGCTTCTTTTCAGCCTCCTCCTGCAAAAGATTTTCATCCACATTCGTTCCAAGCTCAAGCTTCGCCAGGTTCTTAACCCGCGTGTAAGCCGCAAGCACATCAACTATCTCCGGGCTTGCGAGTTTGGCGGCAATCGCCTCGGCCCTGGTTCGGATATCCACCATGTCATCAATTGAGAATACTGAAACGGCCTCGACCACGTCAATCGGCAACCCCTGTGCAAGCAGGTACGCACGTAAACGTCCTCTAATAAAGTCCTCAACCAGGTCGGAGGTCGCCGCAAAATCAAATTTCACGCCCTGCTCGGCATAGAGGCCGAGCGCGAGCTCAATCATCGCTTTTATTGGAATCTTCAAATCGTGCTCGAGCACTATCGAGACGATGCCGTACGATTGTCTGCGAAGCGCATACGGGTCTTCCGACCCGGTTGGAATGAGCCCCGCCGCAATAATGCCCGCAATTGAATCGAGCTTATCGGCTATGCTGACGATCTGCCCGGCGACTGTCTGTGGTAGTATGTCTCCCGCCGAACGCGGCAGGTAATGCTCGAAAATCGCTACGGCAACGTCGTCAGGCTCGCCGGATACGAGTGCATAATAGCGGCCCATAACCCCCTGTAGCTCAGGAAACTCAAATACCATCTCGGTCATAAGGTCGGCTTTGCATAGATACGCCGCCCGCTTCACATGTTCGATCTCTTGTACGGAAAGGCCAAGGTTTTCTGCGATCTCACCGGCAAGTTTAACGTTACGCTGCGTTTTTTGGTATACCGTACCCAACCTAACTTGGAACGTCACACCGGTAAGCCTATCTACAGATGACTCCAGCGGCTTTGAGCTGTCCGCCTCAAAGAAATATTTTGCATCGGCAAGACGCGCCCGGATAACTCGCTCGTGGCCTTTGCGGATAATATCGGTAAACTCCGGATTGCCGTTGTTTATCACGATGAAGTTAGGAAGGAGCTTACCGCTCGCATCCTCAATAGGGAAGTAACGCTGGTGCTTCTCCATGGCGGTTACCAGCACCTCACGGGGAAGCTCCGCAAACTCCTGCGAGAAACTCGCCCGAATCGCGTGCGGATACTCGGTAAGTTCAAGCACCTCATCAAAAGTGTGCTGATGAACGACCGCCCGGCCGCCGGTATCTTGCACCGTGCGCTCGATGCCCTCCCGGATAAGTGCAGCTCTTTCGCCCTGATCTGCAATAACGCTGTTGACCTTCAAATCCGTAAGGTAGTCGGTAGGTTTTTCGATGACAACGGGGTGGTTTGCCAGCAATCGGTGCCCCATGCTCGCATTACCGGAGGCAACGTCACCGACCGTAAACGGGACAATATCCTCCCCGAAGAGCGCGACAATCCAGCGAATCGGGCGCACGAAACGAATCTCACCATCACCCCATCGCATAGCTTTTGGAAACGAGAGCGAAAGAATAAGCTCGGGCAAAATGGTTTCGAGAATCGCGGTAGTCGCCCTGCCCTCTTCCTCTCTTACAGCAAACACATATTCGCCGCCCTCTATCGAGCGGACTTCAAGTGAATCAACGGATACGCCTTGCGACTTCGCAAAACCTTCGGCCGCTTTTGTCGGCGTACCATCTTCGGTAAACGCCGCCCTCTTGGCCGGCCCTTTTATTTCATGAACCATTCTTGACTGGTGCTCGTCCAGCCCACGCACAAGCAGCGCAAGCCTACGCGGAGCCCCATAAGTGACGATATCCTCAAACCCAAGACGATACCGGTTTAAAAGAACCATCGCCCGCTCTCTAAGCTGATTAGAGCCGACAACGACAGATGCAGCCGGTATTTCTTCGGTTCCAATTTCTAATAGTAAATCTTGCTTACTCAACTGTTGTCACCGCCTTTTTGCAAAGTGGGAAACCCAACTCCTCGCGATGAGCGAGGTAAGCGCCGGCAATAAGGCGGGCCATATCGCGGACCTTGCCGATAAACCTGGTGCGCTCGGTCACGCTGATTGCTCCACGCGCATCGAGCAGGTTAAACGTATGCGAACATTTCAAAACATAATCGTATGCCGGCAGCACCAGGCCCGCATCCAGCGTACGCTTTGCTTCCGTCTCATATATATCGAAAAGAGTGAGGAGCATCGGCACATCGGCGACCTCGAAATTATAGCGAGAGCCCTGTATCTCGTTTTGGCGGTGCACCTCGCCGTAGGTAACCCCATCGACCCATTCCAGGTCGTAGACGCTTTCCACTTGCTGAATGTACATCGCAAGCCGTTCGAGGCCGTAGGTAATCTCAGCGCAGACCGGTTTTACATCAATGCCTCCGACCTGCTGGAAGTAGGTAAACTGGGTAACTTCCATGCCATCGAGCCAGACTTCCCAACCTAAACCCCAGGCGCCGAGCGTCGGCGACTCCCAATCGTCCTCAACAAAACGGATATCGTGCTTCGATAAATCAAACCCGATCCGCTCGAGGCTTTTCAGGTATATCTCCTGCACATCATCGGGAGAAGGTTTTAAAATGACCTGGTACTGGTAGTAGTGTTGAAGCCGGTTCGGGTTCTCGCCGTAACGACCGTCAGTCGGTCGCCGTGAGGGCTGAACGTAGGCCGTCTTCCAGGGTTCCGG
This window of the Candidatus Aquicultor sp. genome carries:
- a CDS encoding deoxyguanosinetriphosphate triphosphohydrolase, translated to MKQNGLTPRETIEKAEVETLASNAMRSVNTKGRLKPLIPCELRTCFQRDRDRILHSKAFRRLLNKTQVFLAPEGDHYRTRLTHTLEVSQISRTVARALNLNEDLTEAIALGHDLGHTPFGHVGEEAITEVFTMFKTRGLEGVPEQFNHNEQSLRVVDILEYNGKGLNLTWEVRDGILNHTGKTDPATLEGKIVKIADRIAYINHDIDDAVRGGILRIEDIPSDFIDVFGAHQGVRINSMVCNLVEYSRGKDTISMSPEYMDAMLGLRSFLFKNVYHGSDAKSENAKAKNVIHSLFFLFLEQPELLPEEFSMSDRAEVPVKVCDYIAGMTDRFAIRTYDEYFVPKVWMV
- a CDS encoding NAD(P)H-dependent oxidoreductase, translating into MNDIVVVAINGSPNVGGNTAFLLKEVLRAAEEAGAKTKFIHAMDALADQQRPFCTACSTPCVGTCFKNTELESVFKTLVDADAIVLGSPVYFGTVSAQLKAIFDKSRKLRSEKGLAGKVGAAVSVGASRYGGQETTVRALHDIMMVHGMSVVSDSSISMTIGHHGVCAQKPAQDDAEAIRSARITGVRLVEECKK
- a CDS encoding amidohydrolase family protein, which translates into the protein MVTFDFHAHAFTDDIAEKLIGKMEQIYGIKRRHNATITELLASAHNAAIDKVIVLPIANRPEHIRYNDWYAELGATHEAIIPFGSIHPDNSAAELDRFPALGLRGIKFQPNAQKFYPDDRRMFPIYERAAENNLIVVFHAGHEEGGVEGEFSQPERFVDVITSFPDLTIVLAHFGGYKVWDKIKPVLGFENVYFDTAHMPGVIDEQLFLTLASEIGFDRIVFGTDFPFHDHATERAYIERVFGEKASKLISENPARILGMDATASGEPSTV
- the ppdK gene encoding pyruvate, phosphate dikinase; its protein translation is MPEKPKYVYDFEEGSADMKYVLGGKGANLAEMTRIGLPVPPGFTITTGACNEYYQTDKFPDGLLDEVDQHLQELQKKMGKSLGDPNDPLLVSVRSGAPFSMPGMMDTVLNLGMNDTAVQGLMKQTNNERFAYDSYRRFIQMFGKVVLRIDGELFEEAINEIKAQKGAKYDTDLSAGDLKELVETFKGIVKKETSSDFPTDPKEQLRLSIEAVFKSWGNKRAIDYRRLYKIPDDLGTAVNVQSMVFGNKGEDSATGVAFSRDAATGENVPYGDYLINAQGEDVVAGIRVTQQLLNLKNDMPQLADQLFGILKTLEHHYRDMCDTEFTIEQGKLWMLQTRTGKRTAAAALRIAAEMVEAGLIKKEEAVQRIEPEQLDQLLHPQFDPQAKLDVLTKGLNASPGAAVGKVVFDADTAVDMAEKGEKVILTRWETTPDDLHGMVAAQGILTSHGGKTSHAAVVARGMGKPCVCGADAMHIDAKNRIFSVDGTQVKEGDIVSIDGTTGRVVLGEVSLVPPQPTKEFDLILGWADNIRRLGVRTNADTPEDAEKARQFGAEGIGLARTEHMFLGDRLPIVQQMILAKDKEEEDDALQKLLKVQKEDFIGIFKAMNGLPVTIRLLDPPLHEFLPSPSDLRVEITKMEMSGVSEAELAPKRSLLESVEKMAEMNPMLGLRGCRLGITHPELYKMQVRAIMEAACELKKQGGDPKVEIMIPLVCIVTELETLRKESEEVIGEVIAACGVDVDYKIGTMIEIPRAAVTADEIAQVADFFSFGTNDLTQMTFGFSRDDIEAKFLPRYLARKILPSNPFETIDDGVAQLVAMGCEKGRQANPGIKLGVCGEHGGDPASVTKFHKIGLSYVSCSPYRVPLARLAAAQAVLGDSGSTA
- the glyS gene encoding glycine--tRNA ligase subunit beta; the protein is MSKQDLLLEIGTEEIPAASVVVGSNQLRERAMVLLNRYRLGFEDIVTYGAPRRLALLVRGLDEHQSRMVHEIKGPAKRAAFTEDGTPTKAAEGFAKSQGVSVDSLEVRSIEGGEYVFAVREEEGRATTAILETILPELILSLSFPKAMRWGDGEIRFVRPIRWIVALFGEDIVPFTVGDVASGNASMGHRLLANHPVVIEKPTDYLTDLKVNSVIADQGERAALIREGIERTVQDTGGRAVVHQHTFDEVLELTEYPHAIRASFSQEFAELPREVLVTAMEKHQRYFPIEDASGKLLPNFIVINNGNPEFTDIIRKGHERVIRARLADAKYFFEADSSKPLESSVDRLTGVTFQVRLGTVYQKTQRNVKLAGEIAENLGLSVQEIEHVKRAAYLCKADLMTEMVFEFPELQGVMGRYYALVSGEPDDVAVAIFEHYLPRSAGDILPQTVAGQIVSIADKLDSIAGIIAAGLIPTGSEDPYALRRQSYGIVSIVLEHDLKIPIKAMIELALGLYAEQGVKFDFAATSDLVEDFIRGRLRAYLLAQGLPIDVVEAVSVFSIDDMVDIRTRAEAIAAKLASPEIVDVLAAYTRVKNLAKLELGTNVDENLLQEEAEKKLYESLLGVDSDIEKAGRDYALGIDILARLRGLVDTFFDEVLVMAEDEAIKNNRLRLLNYAKAMFQRVADFSQINPPAV
- the glyQ gene encoding glycine--tRNA ligase subunit alpha, with the translated sequence MNFQQLILTLQAYWADYGCIIVQPYDSEVGAGTFHPATFLRSLGPEPWKTAYVQPSRRPTDGRYGENPNRLQHYYQYQVILKPSPDDVQEIYLKSLERIGFDLSKHDIRFVEDDWESPTLGAWGLGWEVWLDGMEVTQFTYFQQVGGIDVKPVCAEITYGLERLAMYIQQVESVYDLEWVDGVTYGEVHRQNEIQGSRYNFEVADVPMLLTLFDIYETEAKRTLDAGLVLPAYDYVLKCSHTFNLLDARGAISVTERTRFIGKVRDMARLIAGAYLAHREELGFPLCKKAVTTVE